The genomic DNA TGCATAGTTCATCCCTTATTTCAGCTAGCTCGCGAGAGGCCGTAGACATATTTTCTTGACCTCTTGGTTACAACAATCGGCCCGACCGGCGAACATTTCAACCCCTGAAAAAAGATAAATATTCATTCGCAAAAAAAGCCGGACAACCGGGCACAGCGCTGGTAAGGTCGGGAGTTGGGTCGCCTGGTCGCCCTGCAAAATTCACTCACAATTGCCCGTCGTTCAACGGGTGCAGACTGCGAAAAATCCCCGCCTCCTCCACCAGCCAGTCATGCACCGCACGCACGCCCGGATGGCTCAACGCCCCCGGCGCATAGAGCAACACGTAGCGTTTGTGATTGGGCACCGACAGGCCGAACGGCACAATCAACGTGCCCCGCTCCAGTTCATCGTTGAGCAGCGTGCGTCGGGCAATCGCCACGCCCATGCCGGCGATGGCGGCTTCGATGGTCAGGTGATTGCGATTGAACGTATGCCCGCGCCGCACATCGGCCCCTTCGAAGCCGATAGCGTTCAAATAGAATTCCCACTCCGCGTATTCATAACTGCCGCGCCAGGCGGTGATGTCGTGCAGCAACGGAAAATGCACCAGATCCGCCGGCCCGTGCAGCGGTGGGCGGCCACGCAACAGGCTCGGCGCGCAAACCGGGAAAATCTGTTCATCGAGCAAGGCTGTGGATAACAGTCCTGGATAGCTGCCGTCATTCAAGTCGATGGCCAGATCAAAATCGCCCTCGTGCAATGGCACGCTGCTGTCCTCAGCCACCAGTCGTAGCTGGATATCCGGATAACGCTGTTGCAGTCGCGGCAATCGTGGCGTCAACCACTTACTGAGGAACGAAGGAATCGACCGCACGCGCAGAATTCCGCTGATCATCCCCGCATCCAGTCGGCGCAATTCGGCGTCGATGCTGCCGTAGGCTTCGTTGACCGTCATGGCCAGCCGCTGCCCTTCTGCACTTAACTCGACCCCGCGAGCGCGGCGGTGAAACAGGCGAAAACCGAGGCGCTCCTCCAACTGGCGGATTTGCTGGCTGACCGCGCCCGGCGTGATGTGCAGTTCTTCCGCGCAACGGGTGAAGGACAGGTGCCGCGCGGCACAGGAAAACACCTGCAGCCAGACGTAAGTCTGGGCATGCAATTGACGACTCATCGTTTAGTCCTGCTAAAGGCTGTCTTAGGAAGTTTCGTTGGTCACTGAAGATCAAGGTGGGCAGTATCGCCGACATTGCGCTTGTCCTACAAAAAATGGCGGCGATTTCCTACTCCATTGC from Pseudomonas baetica includes the following:
- a CDS encoding LysR substrate-binding domain-containing protein; the protein is MSRQLHAQTYVWLQVFSCAARHLSFTRCAEELHITPGAVSQQIRQLEERLGFRLFHRRARGVELSAEGQRLAMTVNEAYGSIDAELRRLDAGMISGILRVRSIPSFLSKWLTPRLPRLQQRYPDIQLRLVAEDSSVPLHEGDFDLAIDLNDGSYPGLLSTALLDEQIFPVCAPSLLRGRPPLHGPADLVHFPLLHDITAWRGSYEYAEWEFYLNAIGFEGADVRRGHTFNRNHLTIEAAIAGMGVAIARRTLLNDELERGTLIVPFGLSVPNHKRYVLLYAPGALSHPGVRAVHDWLVEEAGIFRSLHPLNDGQL